In Pajaroellobacter abortibovis, the following are encoded in one genomic region:
- a CDS encoding outer membrane beta-barrel protein, with protein sequence MLSQKPNNLIQQEKSSSFSKWKGGARSFPLFLVQGWLMAILFCWAQRSHGFEWQHHVGGGFGMGQLSSSASRVPNALLTGLHLHYAYGLNDALNLIIEGSTLAEVKESDEKKRAIDSSPASTTYLGGGVTYIIDILSWIPYVGGLVGGTCFTGKGTSYPTIQPHLQFAAGLDYQLERNWAVGLAFRYAFLFPATAPYSTLNNLFIRIEYLWGW encoded by the coding sequence GTGCTCTCACAGAAACCAAACAACCTCATCCAACAGGAAAAATCTAGTTCCTTTAGTAAATGGAAAGGGGGAGCGCGCTCTTTCCCTCTCTTTCTTGTCCAGGGATGGCTCATGGCCATCCTCTTCTGTTGGGCCCAGCGGAGCCATGGATTTGAGTGGCAGCACCATGTAGGAGGTGGGTTCGGGATGGGACAGTTAAGCTCGTCTGCTTCTCGAGTACCCAACGCTCTCCTGACTGGGCTCCATCTCCATTATGCCTACGGGCTTAACGATGCTCTTAACCTTATCATAGAAGGCTCTACTTTAGCAGAGGTCAAAGAGTCCGACGAAAAAAAGAGAGCGATTGATTCTTCGCCAGCCTCGACCACCTATCTAGGGGGGGGAGTAACCTACATTATCGATATACTTAGCTGGATTCCCTATGTAGGGGGTCTAGTAGGAGGGACTTGCTTTACAGGAAAAGGGACTTCTTACCCAACCATTCAACCTCATCTTCAATTTGCAGCAGGTCTTGACTACCAACTTGAACGCAATTGGGCAGTCGGTCTTGCCTTTCGATACGCTTTCCTCTTCCCAGCCACTGCACCTTATTCCACCCTAAACAACCTTTTTATCAGGATTGAATATTTATGGGGCTGGTAA
- a CDS encoding MBOAT family O-acyltransferase, with translation MLFNSPLYFIFLAITLAGFWLLRQRAQARSLFLLLASYGFYFYGTYDAAFSQALLLSELGWSLLCLGLIFGGSTLDYLLGRMLDRTQEPRTRKILLWSSVVCYMGILCIFKYFNFLMDSFSGLAAVLRIPVTPFYVSLALPFGISFFTFETMSYTIDVYRGELKAAKNYLHYLLFVCFFPHLVAGPIVRAKDMLPQFAQVPRYHESLQSRGLWLILGGIVKKVVIGDLLSLNLVNRVFDNPERFSSVETLLAIYGYAIQIYADFSGYTDVALGSSLLFGYELPQNFDAPYLSRSIRDFWRRWHMSLSTWLRDYLYIPLGGSRGREWKTYRNLMITMLLGGLWHGASWNFVLWGMLHGVALSVNRYWGKVQDRLPQISSGFKAFLGILLTFHYVCFCWIFFRAPTLGHAILMLRRLVVWEGGVLNVPLYVFLILIAGMILHAVPGQLKRRLETFFVESSALVQGLVLAGVSYAVFFAMASKPSPFVYGQF, from the coding sequence ATGTTATTCAATAGTCCTCTGTATTTCATCTTTTTGGCGATTACGCTAGCTGGCTTTTGGCTCCTTCGACAACGAGCTCAGGCGCGTTCACTCTTTCTGTTGCTTGCTAGCTATGGATTTTATTTTTACGGTACTTACGATGCTGCTTTTTCCCAAGCGCTGCTCCTTTCTGAATTAGGTTGGAGTCTTTTATGTCTTGGGCTTATTTTTGGTGGGAGTACTCTCGATTATCTATTGGGCCGCATGTTGGATCGGACTCAAGAACCACGGACGAGGAAGATCCTCCTCTGGTCTTCTGTAGTCTGCTATATGGGAATTCTCTGTATTTTTAAATATTTCAATTTTTTAATGGATTCTTTTTCGGGCTTGGCTGCAGTTCTGAGAATTCCTGTAACCCCCTTTTACGTGTCGCTTGCTCTCCCTTTTGGGATCTCCTTTTTTACGTTTGAGACGATGAGTTATACCATCGACGTCTATCGAGGTGAGCTGAAGGCAGCCAAAAACTATCTGCATTATCTTCTTTTCGTCTGTTTCTTTCCTCATTTGGTTGCAGGTCCGATTGTGCGCGCGAAGGATATGCTCCCCCAATTTGCGCAGGTGCCTCGCTACCATGAATCATTGCAGTCCCGTGGCTTGTGGTTAATTCTTGGCGGGATTGTGAAAAAGGTAGTGATTGGAGATCTTCTCTCGCTGAATCTAGTCAATCGGGTGTTTGACAATCCAGAACGATTTTCCAGTGTAGAGACGTTGCTTGCCATCTATGGCTATGCTATCCAAATTTATGCCGATTTTTCTGGCTATACCGATGTGGCTTTAGGGAGTTCACTCCTTTTCGGATATGAGCTACCTCAGAATTTTGATGCTCCCTATCTTTCCAGGAGTATTCGGGACTTCTGGCGTCGCTGGCATATGTCATTGAGTACGTGGTTGAGGGATTATCTGTATATCCCGCTGGGTGGGTCGCGAGGGAGAGAGTGGAAGACCTATCGCAATTTGATGATTACGATGCTGCTTGGGGGGCTGTGGCATGGTGCATCCTGGAATTTTGTCCTGTGGGGAATGCTGCATGGGGTCGCTCTTTCAGTGAATCGGTATTGGGGGAAGGTGCAGGATCGATTACCGCAAATTTCTTCAGGTTTTAAGGCGTTTCTAGGAATTTTGTTGACATTTCATTATGTCTGTTTCTGTTGGATATTTTTCCGAGCTCCTACATTAGGACATGCAATTCTGATGTTACGTCGTTTAGTCGTTTGGGAAGGGGGAGTTCTCAATGTTCCTTTATATGTGTTTTTAATTTTGATTGCTGGAATGATCCTTCATGCGGTTCCGGGACAGTTGAAAAGGAGGTTGGAGACTTTCTTTGTGGAGAGCTCTGCTCTTGTCCAGGGGCTCGTCTTAGCGGGTGTCTCGTATGCGGTCTTTTTTGCGATGGCTTCGAAGCCGTCGCCCTTTGTGTATGGCCAATTCTGA
- a CDS encoding phosphatase PAP2 family protein, with translation MIETIDHQLFFAFYHDPIPFALLIFWVSWTWLGSSWSLLGIVPFLFPPKTRLIALFLSGTQLATNGLVWILKHAINRPRPFLVYPIHPLLHVSQLYSSFPSGHSSRGFATASFFICFILYQPYSLHTSSKTIRLVEVFGIAGIATAIGLSRISLRLHYPSDVIAGACLGTLFGTAGAFCFLFFQKKVKIS, from the coding sequence ATGATAGAAACAATTGATCACCAGCTGTTCTTTGCATTTTATCACGATCCCATCCCCTTTGCTTTACTGATTTTTTGGGTCAGCTGGACATGGTTGGGAAGCAGTTGGTCTCTGCTGGGAATCGTCCCCTTCCTCTTTCCTCCCAAGACCCGATTGATCGCCCTTTTCTTATCAGGAACACAACTTGCTACTAACGGATTGGTCTGGATCCTCAAGCATGCAATCAATCGCCCGCGCCCTTTCCTAGTCTATCCGATTCACCCCCTCCTTCACGTCTCTCAGCTCTACTCCTCCTTTCCGAGCGGACACAGCAGCCGTGGGTTTGCTACTGCCTCTTTTTTCATCTGTTTTATCCTATACCAACCATACTCCTTACACACCTCTTCCAAAACTATCCGATTGGTCGAGGTGTTTGGGATCGCGGGAATCGCTACCGCCATCGGCCTCTCCCGCATCAGCCTTAGACTCCATTACCCATCAGACGTGATCGCCGGGGCTTGTCTCGGCACTTTATTCGGAACAGCTGGAGCGTTCTGTTTTCTTTTCTTCCAAAAGAAAGTAAAAATCTCATAG
- a CDS encoding trypsin-like peptidase domain-containing protein — protein sequence MEPKVTAAKQLGRKRIGKSSISIKEKLICDDGWMVQMRQGIACCLVMILCGGIVTSHCYAKKPMVNAPSSSVVAPAPMELPKVPPPFEAAPVMMAPDIPKLVAALKPVVVNITTLHEERVQSLGGFPFFFFDFGSPFDFFGRRRPNNNKEGDQVIRRKALGSGFIIHSAGYVVTNEHVVEKANEVRVKVADGREFLAVVKGKDRLLDLAILELKDARDLRVASLGSSELVQDGEFVIAIGNPFGLEFTVTTGVVSARGRIIGAGPYDDFIQTNALINPGNSGGPLFNLKGQVVGINTAIQRDGQGIGFAIPVNALKEVVSDLLTIGHVERGKLGVVIQGDEISGALAEALGLPGKQGVIIAEVEPNSTAERAGLQSGDVILAVEGIKVTRPSDFPRLIARHKPKTKVKIDIWSREKKQKTVTVILGALEVKEEESEDGSGEAEEGASLLLSRSEWGVTLVEQPAGSKEEVRVVVAWVARGSIMEGILERGDILLEVNWVAIKRRADVEAAIQRVPPGASIAFKIQRQNRIHYVAAKRSPKHS from the coding sequence ATGGAACCAAAGGTGACTGCAGCAAAGCAGCTAGGTAGGAAAAGGATTGGAAAGAGTTCAATCTCAATCAAGGAAAAGTTGATTTGTGATGATGGGTGGATGGTACAAATGAGGCAGGGAATTGCTTGTTGTTTAGTGATGATATTGTGCGGTGGAATCGTTACTTCCCACTGCTATGCCAAAAAGCCAATGGTGAATGCTCCTTCATCTTCTGTGGTCGCTCCAGCTCCAATGGAATTGCCTAAGGTTCCTCCTCCATTCGAAGCGGCTCCTGTGATGATGGCACCGGATATTCCTAAGTTGGTTGCTGCACTAAAACCGGTGGTTGTCAATATCACTACTTTGCATGAGGAGCGAGTCCAATCGTTAGGTGGGTTCCCTTTCTTTTTCTTCGATTTTGGGAGTCCTTTTGACTTTTTTGGACGCAGGCGTCCCAATAATAATAAAGAGGGGGATCAGGTCATTCGTAGAAAAGCGCTCGGGTCTGGGTTTATTATTCATTCGGCTGGGTATGTCGTGACCAACGAACATGTGGTCGAAAAGGCGAACGAAGTTCGTGTCAAGGTGGCGGATGGGCGTGAGTTTCTCGCTGTTGTCAAAGGGAAAGACAGGCTGCTCGATCTGGCGATTCTCGAACTTAAGGATGCACGAGATCTGCGTGTTGCCTCTTTAGGTTCGAGCGAATTGGTGCAGGATGGGGAATTTGTGATCGCGATTGGCAACCCTTTTGGATTGGAATTTACAGTCACAACAGGGGTGGTAAGCGCACGAGGTCGTATAATTGGTGCAGGCCCTTACGATGATTTTATTCAGACAAACGCTTTGATCAATCCGGGGAACAGCGGTGGTCCTCTCTTTAATCTGAAGGGGCAGGTAGTTGGTATTAATACAGCTATCCAGCGTGATGGTCAGGGAATAGGATTTGCTATCCCCGTCAATGCGCTGAAAGAAGTGGTCTCTGATTTATTGACGATAGGTCACGTGGAACGCGGTAAATTAGGGGTTGTGATCCAGGGGGACGAGATCAGCGGTGCCTTGGCGGAAGCGCTTGGTTTGCCCGGTAAGCAAGGGGTAATCATCGCTGAAGTGGAGCCCAATAGCACTGCAGAAAGGGCTGGTCTGCAATCGGGAGATGTCATTTTGGCAGTGGAGGGGATCAAAGTGACGCGCCCATCGGATTTTCCTCGGTTGATTGCTAGACACAAACCAAAGACGAAAGTGAAAATAGACATTTGGTCTCGCGAGAAAAAGCAGAAGACAGTGACTGTCATCTTGGGTGCCTTAGAGGTGAAGGAAGAAGAGTCAGAGGATGGATCGGGGGAAGCAGAAGAAGGTGCTTCTCTGCTGCTCTCTCGGTCGGAGTGGGGGGTCACGTTGGTCGAGCAGCCGGCAGGCAGCAAAGAGGAAGTTCGTGTGGTTGTCGCTTGGGTAGCGCGTGGCAGCATCATGGAGGGGATTCTGGAACGAGGGGATATCCTTCTTGAAGTAAACTGGGTTGCTATCAAACGGAGAGCCGATGTGGAAGCAGCTATTCAACGAGTTCCGCCAGGTGCTTCGATCGCGTTTAAGATACAGCGTCAGAACAGAATCCATTATGTTGCAGCCAAGCGAAGCCCTAAGCATTCGTGA
- a CDS encoding polyprenyl synthetase family protein: MFLLSKDLHESTLRRDRFLAYWKEMQIAVEAQLESCLERCERHMGHLHPFLGLVAQQFRSLTMRGGKRLRSILLCSAYEACGGEDGEEVIQAAVAFELLQSYLLIHDDWMDDDLMRRGGPTVHASFAEHYQSKDVGAAVAILAGDLASAMAQKELFSLPLPEERVLKAARHFALLQKEVIWGQLLDICPFEEEVPWHTFLDLKTGSYTVRGPIAMGCILAEGTQEQQKTLEAFARPLGIAFQIRDDLLGVFGDSEATGKPIWNDIRKGKQTFLMAEASRHEKVRALLPQVYGRGDWTPQEMSSLLTAIEEAGVRDVMEARLRSFLEEALQALLLCPISKRGAELLEGAAYQMIYRDR; encoded by the coding sequence GTGTTTTTGTTATCTAAGGATCTTCATGAGTCTACTCTGAGGCGAGATCGATTTCTCGCTTACTGGAAGGAGATGCAGATCGCCGTGGAAGCTCAATTGGAATCCTGCTTGGAACGTTGTGAGCGGCATATGGGGCACCTTCACCCATTCCTTGGGTTGGTGGCACAGCAGTTTCGTTCGTTGACAATGCGGGGTGGGAAAAGGCTTCGCTCGATTCTTCTATGCAGTGCTTATGAAGCGTGTGGAGGGGAAGATGGGGAGGAAGTGATCCAAGCAGCAGTGGCTTTTGAGCTACTGCAGAGTTATTTGTTGATCCACGATGATTGGATGGATGATGACCTCATGCGTCGTGGGGGTCCTACCGTGCATGCGTCGTTTGCTGAGCACTATCAGTCGAAAGATGTAGGGGCAGCAGTGGCTATCTTAGCTGGGGATTTAGCTTCGGCGATGGCTCAAAAAGAGCTTTTTTCCCTTCCGCTTCCTGAAGAACGGGTTCTCAAAGCTGCTCGACATTTTGCTCTTTTGCAGAAGGAAGTGATTTGGGGTCAACTGCTCGACATTTGTCCTTTCGAAGAGGAAGTTCCTTGGCATACCTTTCTCGATCTGAAAACGGGTAGCTATACAGTCCGAGGTCCTATCGCAATGGGATGCATACTGGCGGAAGGGACACAGGAACAGCAGAAAACATTGGAGGCTTTTGCAAGGCCTTTGGGCATTGCTTTCCAGATACGGGATGATCTTCTCGGTGTGTTTGGAGACTCAGAAGCGACTGGAAAGCCTATATGGAACGATATTCGAAAAGGGAAACAGACTTTTTTGATGGCAGAAGCAAGTCGACACGAAAAAGTTCGCGCTCTTTTGCCTCAAGTTTATGGTAGAGGGGATTGGACACCCCAGGAAATGTCTTCGCTCCTTACAGCTATAGAAGAAGCAGGGGTACGTGACGTGATGGAGGCTCGCCTTCGCTCTTTCCTCGAGGAAGCATTGCAGGCATTGCTCCTCTGCCCTATTTCAAAGAGAGGGGCTGAATTATTGGAAGGAGCAGCCTATCAAATGATCTATCGCGACAGGTAA
- a CDS encoding DsbA family protein, producing the protein MGDHQKETTPPHHLPGGINAGVAWVGFLLCFITGLGLMWGYDQYRLRKGLLQQEGADVAAWSEEEASIPVSSQDPMWGDRFAPVTIVQFSDFQCPFCSRVENTLNELKEFYKSNKIRIFWKNEPLSFHPHAKPAAEAAQGVFAMGGSEAFWKFHALAFKNQQSLTAENFHHWAKEASIADLNAYDAGLTSHKWAQKVEKDHDLASRSGVRGTPAFFINGILLSGAQPIESFKKLIDQELEKAKAKIASGIPKEKLYTVLSQANQKNAPPPEKEEKEDTKTVFKVEVGNSPVRGDRNALVTIIEFSDFQCPFCRRVEETLQKVTETYGDQVRLVWKHQPLPFHSRAEPAAEFTLEARAQKGDKGFWEAHDRLFNIAEKTAPSLEDADLNRIANEIGLNVKGVEKALAKHKYQSVIEEDQNLADDMQASGTPHFFINGRRLAGAQPFTSFKKIIDEEIEKAKSLLNQGIPREKLYETLIKDGKAAHELEKKKVASAAHPPLKGPMNAPVVIQLFSDFQCPYCKRIEESIAKIVEEFGPRVRVEWRNLPLDFHMDAKPAAFAALAAYHQRGADGFWKMHDKLFENQGGDGFKREKLDTYAQQLGLDMKKWAEEMDHPNPADVEADIKAAKEAGITGTPALVINGYFINGAQSLAKIKRVVNRALTETKQPHPTGKI; encoded by the coding sequence ATGGGTGACCATCAGAAAGAAACAACCCCCCCTCATCATCTCCCAGGGGGGATCAATGCAGGAGTGGCTTGGGTTGGATTTTTGCTTTGCTTTATAACAGGGCTTGGGCTTATGTGGGGATATGACCAATACCGTTTAAGGAAAGGGCTTCTCCAACAAGAAGGGGCGGACGTCGCTGCATGGAGCGAAGAGGAAGCTTCCATCCCTGTCAGCAGCCAAGATCCAATGTGGGGAGATCGTTTTGCACCGGTGACGATCGTTCAGTTCTCCGACTTTCAATGCCCATTTTGCAGCCGCGTAGAAAACACCCTCAACGAACTGAAAGAGTTCTACAAATCAAACAAAATCCGGATCTTTTGGAAGAATGAACCCCTTTCTTTCCATCCCCACGCAAAGCCTGCCGCAGAAGCCGCACAAGGTGTCTTCGCGATGGGAGGGAGTGAGGCTTTCTGGAAATTTCACGCGCTCGCTTTTAAAAACCAGCAGTCCCTCACTGCAGAAAACTTCCACCATTGGGCAAAAGAGGCAAGCATCGCAGATTTGAACGCTTATGATGCTGGTCTCACTTCCCACAAATGGGCACAGAAAGTGGAGAAAGATCACGATCTTGCTTCACGCTCTGGTGTCCGGGGAACACCCGCCTTCTTCATTAATGGGATTCTTCTTTCTGGAGCTCAGCCTATAGAAAGCTTTAAAAAGTTGATCGATCAAGAACTGGAGAAGGCAAAAGCGAAAATAGCGAGCGGGATTCCCAAAGAGAAGCTGTACACCGTCCTTTCTCAGGCCAATCAGAAGAATGCCCCCCCTCCAGAAAAAGAGGAGAAGGAAGATACCAAAACTGTTTTCAAGGTAGAGGTGGGGAACAGTCCGGTCCGAGGAGATCGCAACGCTCTAGTCACCATCATTGAATTCTCAGATTTCCAGTGTCCTTTCTGCCGCCGGGTGGAAGAGACGCTTCAGAAAGTAACAGAAACCTATGGAGATCAAGTGCGCTTGGTGTGGAAGCATCAGCCGCTCCCCTTTCATTCCCGAGCAGAACCCGCTGCTGAGTTCACCCTCGAAGCGCGTGCCCAAAAAGGTGATAAAGGATTCTGGGAAGCCCACGACCGACTTTTTAATATCGCTGAAAAAACAGCACCTTCTCTTGAAGATGCTGATCTGAATCGAATCGCCAACGAAATTGGTCTTAACGTAAAAGGAGTCGAAAAAGCATTAGCAAAGCATAAATATCAATCTGTTATCGAAGAGGATCAAAACCTAGCAGATGATATGCAAGCGTCTGGCACACCTCACTTCTTTATCAACGGCCGTCGTCTTGCAGGAGCACAACCTTTCACCAGTTTCAAAAAGATCATCGATGAAGAAATCGAGAAAGCGAAATCCTTGCTCAATCAGGGAATTCCTCGTGAGAAACTGTATGAAACTCTAATCAAAGACGGGAAAGCTGCTCATGAACTAGAGAAAAAGAAAGTAGCTTCAGCCGCTCATCCCCCTTTAAAAGGGCCAATGAATGCACCTGTCGTGATCCAGTTATTTTCTGACTTCCAATGCCCTTATTGTAAGCGAATCGAGGAAAGCATCGCCAAAATCGTAGAAGAATTTGGGCCTCGCGTACGAGTCGAGTGGCGCAATTTGCCTCTCGATTTCCATATGGATGCCAAGCCAGCGGCTTTTGCAGCCCTCGCTGCCTACCATCAGAGAGGGGCAGATGGGTTTTGGAAAATGCACGACAAGCTATTTGAAAACCAGGGTGGGGATGGCTTCAAGCGGGAGAAGCTCGATACCTACGCTCAACAGCTCGGGTTAGACATGAAGAAATGGGCTGAGGAAATGGATCATCCCAATCCAGCAGACGTGGAAGCCGACATCAAGGCTGCCAAAGAAGCGGGTATCACAGGGACGCCTGCGCTTGTGATCAACGGATACTTCATCAATGGTGCACAGTCCCTCGCTAAGATCAAAAGGGTTGTCAACCGTGCTCTCACAGAAACCAAACAACCTCATCCAACAGGAAAAATCTAG